A region of Bacillus cabrialesii DNA encodes the following proteins:
- a CDS encoding acyl-CoA carboxylase subunit beta, which produces MNEHIDHLYTRRRQAEQGGGHEKLSQQRQKGKLTARERITFLLDQDSFIELHPFMESQVLTREQRILGDGVVTGYGTIDGRSVYVFAQDFTVFGGALGETHAKKICALMDLAAKNKAPIIGLNDSGGARIQEGVVSLDGYGHIFYRNVLYSGVIPQISVILGPCAGGAVYSPALTDFIFMAEQTGRMFITGPKVIEKVTGEQVDAESLGGAGIHNAVSGNAHFSGHTEKEVLTGVKKLLSYLPLNGQTIAPQPEKEASRPLLNHLVPADTTKPYDVRTVIKELADPQSFFEIQPFFAKNIVIGFAMLGEKTIGIIASQPKHLAGSLTIDAADKAARFIRFCDAFDIPLLTVEDVPGFLPGVQQEHSGIIRHGAKLLFAYAEATVPKVTLIIRKAYGGAYVAMNSKAIGADLVFAWPNAEIAVMGSEGAASILYEKEIKASADPQKTKNEKTAEYKKQNAGPYKAAACGMVDDIILPEESRKRLIQAFHMLTHKTEERPKKKHGNIPL; this is translated from the coding sequence ATGAATGAGCATATTGATCATCTATATACGAGGCGGAGGCAGGCAGAACAAGGCGGAGGACATGAAAAGCTGTCCCAGCAGCGGCAAAAGGGAAAGCTCACTGCTCGTGAAAGGATCACGTTTCTTCTTGATCAGGATAGCTTTATCGAGTTGCATCCCTTCATGGAGAGTCAAGTGTTAACAAGAGAACAGCGTATTTTAGGGGATGGAGTCGTGACAGGATACGGGACAATTGACGGACGCTCTGTATATGTATTTGCGCAAGATTTCACAGTGTTCGGCGGGGCGCTTGGCGAAACCCACGCCAAAAAAATCTGCGCACTGATGGATCTGGCAGCAAAAAATAAGGCGCCGATTATCGGGCTGAATGACTCAGGTGGTGCGAGAATTCAAGAGGGTGTGGTATCATTAGATGGATACGGTCACATATTTTACCGAAACGTCTTATATTCCGGAGTCATTCCGCAAATCTCGGTTATTTTAGGGCCGTGCGCTGGAGGCGCTGTATATTCTCCGGCACTCACAGATTTTATATTTATGGCTGAACAGACCGGCCGGATGTTTATTACCGGACCGAAAGTGATTGAAAAAGTGACAGGAGAGCAGGTTGATGCGGAGAGCTTAGGTGGAGCGGGAATACATAATGCCGTCAGCGGAAACGCCCACTTTTCCGGACATACGGAGAAGGAGGTTTTGACAGGAGTGAAAAAACTGCTGTCTTATTTGCCGCTGAATGGCCAGACAATAGCGCCGCAGCCAGAGAAAGAGGCTTCCAGACCGTTATTAAACCATCTCGTGCCCGCTGACACGACAAAGCCGTATGATGTTCGAACGGTGATTAAGGAGCTGGCTGATCCGCAGTCTTTTTTTGAGATTCAGCCGTTTTTTGCGAAAAACATTGTCATCGGGTTTGCAATGCTGGGTGAAAAAACGATCGGCATCATTGCGAGCCAGCCGAAGCATCTGGCGGGCAGCCTGACGATTGACGCTGCTGATAAAGCAGCTAGATTCATCCGTTTTTGCGATGCGTTTGATATACCGCTGCTAACTGTCGAGGATGTTCCGGGGTTTCTGCCCGGTGTTCAGCAGGAGCACAGCGGAATTATCAGGCACGGAGCAAAATTATTGTTTGCTTATGCAGAAGCGACCGTCCCAAAAGTCACGCTCATTATCAGAAAAGCGTACGGCGGAGCCTATGTCGCTATGAACAGCAAAGCAATCGGAGCGGACCTAGTATTTGCATGGCCGAATGCTGAAATCGCAGTGATGGGTTCAGAAGGCGCCGCATCGATTTTGTATGAAAAAGAGATAAAAGCTTCAGCCGACCCGCAAAAGACAAAAAACGAAAAAACAGCTGAATACAAAAAGCAAAACGCGGGCCCATACAAAGCGGCGGCCTGCGGAATGGTCGATGACATCATTTTGCCGGAAGAATCAAGGAAAAGATTGATTCAAGCTTTTCACATGCTTACACATAAGACAGAAGAGAGACCGAAAAAAAAGCACGGTAACATACCGCTTTAA
- the mce gene encoding methylmalonyl-CoA epimerase, with product MNRLDHIGIAVFSIEDARNFYENILGLAFLHQETVEEQKVNVAFFQAGSVKLELIEPLTPDSPVRLFLEKKGQGVHHIAFLCTSLSEQLQALSDRQVQLIDPYPRQGANGKKIAFLSPRETNGVLVELCEPKGDQTDEHE from the coding sequence ATGAACAGGCTTGACCATATTGGGATAGCCGTTTTTTCGATCGAGGACGCAAGAAACTTTTATGAAAATATACTGGGGCTTGCGTTTCTTCATCAAGAAACGGTAGAAGAGCAAAAGGTGAATGTCGCTTTTTTTCAAGCGGGAAGCGTCAAGCTGGAGTTGATAGAGCCGTTGACACCTGACAGCCCCGTCCGTTTATTTTTGGAGAAGAAAGGGCAGGGGGTGCATCATATTGCGTTTTTATGCACCAGCTTATCTGAACAGCTGCAAGCATTGTCTGACCGGCAAGTTCAATTGATCGACCCGTATCCGAGACAGGGGGCAAACGGGAAAAAGATCGCATTTCTTTCTCCGCGGGAAACAAACGGCGTTCTTGTTGAGCTTTGCGAGCCGAAAGGAGACCAAACTGATGAACATGAATGA
- the prli42 gene encoding stressosome-associated protein Prli42 has protein sequence MSQKLMKSVLILILGVFILSTVLSGIVMFF, from the coding sequence ATGTCTCAAAAACTGATGAAAAGTGTTTTAATCTTGATTTTGGGAGTTTTTATTCTTTCAACTGTACTCTCAGGAATCGTTATGTTTTTCTAA
- a CDS encoding L,D-transpeptidase, which translates to MRFFLCSIFMMISPIWPLGENPLPGDPYVIVNKRTNELAVILDNKVEGVYSVATGKTDELTPEGEFSVTVKAANPYYRKKNIEGGAPDNPLGARWIGFDAKGTDGRIYGIHGTNREESIGKFVSNGCIRMHNDEVIHLFQTIPVGTKVLITDDSRSFEEIAIEHKALIKKQDVPIQ; encoded by the coding sequence ATGCGTTTTTTCTTATGTTCAATTTTTATGATGATTTCACCGATTTGGCCGCTTGGCGAAAACCCGCTGCCCGGCGATCCTTACGTCATTGTCAACAAGAGAACAAACGAACTGGCTGTCATCCTCGACAACAAAGTAGAAGGCGTGTACAGTGTGGCGACAGGAAAAACAGATGAACTGACCCCGGAAGGAGAATTTTCGGTGACGGTAAAAGCGGCGAATCCTTACTACAGAAAGAAAAATATTGAAGGAGGAGCTCCTGACAACCCGCTTGGGGCAAGGTGGATCGGGTTTGACGCGAAAGGAACAGACGGGCGGATTTACGGAATTCATGGGACAAACCGAGAAGAATCAATAGGGAAATTTGTGTCCAACGGCTGTATACGTATGCATAACGATGAGGTTATTCATCTGTTTCAAACGATTCCGGTGGGTACGAAAGTGCTGATTACGGACGACTCCCGCTCTTTTGAAGAGATTGCTATCGAGCATAAAGCTCTGATAAAAAAGCAGGATGTTCCCATTCAATAA
- a CDS encoding aromatic acid exporter family protein produces the protein MFKIGYRTIKTALGTALAIYISQLLHLQNFASAGIITILCIQITQKRSLQASWARFAACCLAIVFSYLFFELIGYHPFVIGALLLIFIPITVLLKINEGIVTSSVIILHLYMSGGITPVFIWNEVQLITVGIGVALLMNLYMPSLDRKLIAYRKKIEDNFAVIFAEIERYLLTGEQDWSGKEIPETHQLITEAKNLAYRDVQNHILRYENLHYHYFKMREKQFEIIERLLPKVTSISITVDQGKMIAEFIHDLREAIHPGNTAYKFLKRLADMRKEFEEMPLPVTREEFEARAALFHLLGEMEQYLVIKSYFKGIKAQKSLA, from the coding sequence ATGTTTAAAATTGGTTACCGCACAATAAAGACCGCGCTTGGAACAGCTTTGGCTATTTATATAAGCCAGCTATTGCATTTGCAAAACTTCGCTTCAGCAGGAATCATCACCATTTTGTGCATTCAAATCACACAAAAACGGTCGCTTCAGGCGTCATGGGCCCGCTTTGCGGCATGCTGTCTGGCAATTGTTTTTTCTTATCTCTTTTTTGAGCTGATTGGCTATCATCCGTTTGTTATCGGAGCGCTTCTATTGATATTCATTCCGATAACGGTCCTGTTAAAAATTAACGAGGGAATCGTCACCAGTTCCGTTATTATCCTTCATTTATACATGTCCGGCGGCATTACGCCTGTTTTCATCTGGAATGAAGTTCAGCTGATTACGGTTGGCATCGGCGTCGCTCTATTGATGAACTTGTATATGCCGAGTCTTGACCGGAAGCTGATTGCCTATCGCAAAAAGATAGAGGATAACTTCGCTGTCATTTTCGCAGAAATAGAGCGGTATTTGTTAACTGGTGAGCAAGATTGGAGCGGAAAAGAAATTCCGGAAACGCACCAGCTCATTACGGAGGCGAAAAACCTGGCATACCGTGATGTGCAAAACCACATTCTGCGCTACGAAAACCTGCATTATCATTATTTTAAAATGAGAGAAAAGCAATTTGAAATTATCGAACGCCTTCTTCCTAAAGTGACTTCTATCTCGATTACGGTAGATCAGGGAAAAATGATCGCTGAATTTATTCACGATTTACGGGAAGCGATACACCCGGGAAATACGGCGTACAAATTTTTGAAAAGACTTGCTGACATGAGAAAAGAATTTGAAGAGATGCCGCTTCCGGTGACAAGAGAGGAATTTGAAGCACGAGCCGCTCTCTTTCATCTTCTCGGGGAAATGGAGCAATATTTAGTCATCAAAAGTTATTTTAAAGGAATAAAAGCGCAAAAATCACTCGCATGA
- the artR gene encoding arginine ABC transporter ATP-binding protein ArtR — translation MIKVEKLSKSFGKHEVLKNISTTIAEGEVVAVIGPSGSGKSTFLRCLNLLEKPNGGTIMIKDQEITKPKTNTLKVRENIGMVFQHFHLFPHKTVLENIMYAPVNVKKESKQAAQEKAEELLRKVGLFEKRNDYPNRLSGGQKQRVAIARALAMNPEIMLFDEPTSALDPEMVKEVLQVMKELVETGMTMVIVTHEMGFAKEVADRVLFMDQGMIVEDGNPKEFFLSPKSKRAQDFLEKIL, via the coding sequence ATGATTAAGGTTGAAAAGCTGTCAAAATCATTTGGGAAACATGAAGTATTAAAAAACATTTCAACAACGATCGCTGAAGGTGAAGTTGTTGCCGTAATCGGCCCTTCAGGCTCAGGCAAATCAACGTTCCTTCGCTGTTTAAACCTGCTGGAAAAGCCTAACGGCGGAACCATTATGATCAAAGACCAAGAGATCACGAAGCCGAAAACCAACACATTAAAGGTCCGGGAAAACATCGGGATGGTTTTTCAGCATTTTCATCTCTTTCCGCACAAAACGGTTCTCGAAAATATTATGTACGCGCCTGTAAATGTCAAAAAAGAATCAAAACAAGCCGCGCAGGAAAAAGCCGAAGAGCTGCTCCGCAAAGTCGGGTTATTTGAAAAGCGAAATGACTATCCAAACCGTTTATCAGGCGGGCAAAAACAACGCGTCGCCATCGCCCGGGCACTTGCGATGAATCCGGAAATCATGCTGTTTGACGAACCGACCTCTGCCCTTGATCCGGAGATGGTCAAAGAAGTGCTTCAGGTGATGAAAGAGCTCGTCGAAACCGGCATGACCATGGTGATTGTCACGCATGAAATGGGCTTCGCAAAAGAAGTGGCAGACCGAGTGCTGTTTATGGACCAAGGAATGATTGTCGAGGACGGCAACCCGAAAGAATTTTTTCTTTCGCCAAAATCCAAAAGAGCGCAGGACTTTTTAGAGAAAATATTATAG
- the artQ gene encoding arginine ABC transporter permease ArtQ: protein MNLDFSATIPQIPFILEGLAITLKIVIVSAIIGLILGIVLSLCKISTFRPLIWIADFYTSVFRGTPLVLQLMIVYFGLPQLLGFQIDQFWAAVVALSLNSAAYVSEIIRAGINAIDKGQKEAAVALGVPYGKMMKDLLLPQAFKNISPAILNELITLTKESAIVTVIGLGDVMRRAYQAGAATYNYLEPLIIAGLIYYVLVLILTFIGKAVERKLKSND from the coding sequence ATGAATTTGGATTTTTCAGCAACGATCCCCCAAATTCCTTTTATATTAGAAGGCTTGGCAATTACTTTGAAAATTGTCATCGTATCAGCCATTATCGGACTTATACTGGGAATTGTGCTAAGCTTATGCAAGATCAGCACGTTTCGTCCTCTTATCTGGATCGCTGATTTTTATACATCAGTGTTCCGCGGTACGCCTTTAGTGCTGCAGCTTATGATTGTCTATTTCGGGCTTCCTCAGCTGCTCGGATTTCAAATTGACCAGTTTTGGGCTGCGGTTGTCGCATTGTCATTGAATTCCGCCGCTTATGTATCGGAAATCATCAGAGCCGGAATCAACGCCATTGATAAAGGGCAAAAAGAGGCGGCTGTCGCACTGGGTGTCCCGTACGGCAAAATGATGAAGGATCTGCTTTTGCCGCAGGCCTTCAAAAATATATCACCCGCTATTTTGAATGAATTAATTACGTTAACAAAAGAATCGGCGATCGTCACCGTCATCGGGCTTGGTGATGTCATGAGACGCGCATATCAAGCTGGCGCCGCTACTTACAATTACCTTGAGCCGCTCATTATCGCCGGATTGATTTATTATGTGCTTGTCTTGATTTTAACGTTTATCGGCAAGGCTGTAGAAAGGAAGCTGAAATCCAATGATTAA
- the artP gene encoding arginine ABC transporter substrate-binding protein ArtP yields the protein MKKWLLLLVAACITLALSACGSSNSGSEGGKKKLIMGTSADYKPFEYKEGDTIVGFDVDLAKALAKKTGYEIEVQDMDFNSLITALKSKQVDLVLSGMTPTPERKKQVDFSDVYYTANHMIVSKKDSGITSLKDLKGKTVGVQLGSIQEEKGKELSPEYGFKTEDRNRISDLVQEIKSDRFDAAIIEDIVAEGYFKSNDDLQGFVIPDAKAEEAGSAIAFRKDSELTDKFNKALKEMEDNGELEKLKKKWFTGEK from the coding sequence ATGAAAAAATGGCTCTTATTACTTGTGGCTGCCTGCATCACTTTAGCACTATCCGCTTGCGGGTCAAGCAATTCAGGTTCTGAAGGCGGAAAGAAAAAGTTAATTATGGGTACTTCGGCGGATTACAAACCGTTTGAATATAAAGAAGGCGATACTATTGTCGGCTTTGATGTAGATTTGGCAAAAGCGCTTGCGAAGAAGACTGGCTACGAAATTGAAGTGCAGGATATGGACTTCAACAGCTTAATTACAGCGCTGAAATCAAAACAGGTGGATCTGGTTCTGTCAGGAATGACACCGACGCCTGAGCGTAAAAAACAAGTTGATTTTTCCGATGTGTACTACACAGCGAACCATATGATTGTCAGCAAAAAAGACAGCGGCATTACATCTCTGAAAGACCTGAAAGGAAAAACAGTCGGCGTTCAGCTTGGCTCTATTCAGGAAGAGAAGGGGAAAGAGCTTTCTCCGGAATATGGCTTTAAAACAGAAGACCGCAACAGAATTTCTGATTTGGTGCAGGAAATCAAATCTGACCGCTTTGATGCCGCGATTATCGAAGACATTGTAGCAGAAGGGTATTTCAAATCAAATGACGACCTGCAAGGCTTCGTGATTCCTGATGCGAAAGCGGAGGAAGCCGGTTCAGCGATTGCTTTCAGAAAGGACAGTGAACTGACAGACAAATTCAATAAAGCGCTCAAGGAAATGGAAGATAACGGAGAGCTCGAGAAATTGAAGAAAAAATGGTTCACTGGCGAGAAGTAA
- the brxB gene encoding bacilliredoxin BrxB, which translates to MNMDFNLFMNDIVRQARQEITAAGYTELKTAEEVDEALAKKGTTLVMVNSVCGCAGGIARPAAYHSVHYDKRPDQLVTVFAGQDKEATARARDYFEGYPPSSPSFAILKDGKIMKMVERHEIEGHEPMAVVAKLQEAFEEYCEEV; encoded by the coding sequence TTGAACATGGACTTTAATTTATTTATGAATGATATTGTCCGCCAAGCGAGACAAGAAATTACAGCTGCCGGATACACTGAGCTGAAAACAGCTGAAGAGGTGGATGAGGCGCTTGCGAAAAAAGGAACGACGCTCGTCATGGTAAACTCAGTTTGCGGATGCGCCGGGGGAATTGCGAGACCGGCAGCTTACCATTCCGTTCACTATGATAAAAGACCTGATCAGCTCGTTACCGTTTTTGCCGGACAGGATAAAGAAGCGACAGCGCGAGCGCGTGACTATTTTGAAGGATATCCGCCATCTTCTCCGTCATTTGCGATTTTGAAAGACGGAAAAATCATGAAAATGGTAGAACGTCATGAAATTGAAGGACATGAGCCGATGGCAGTTGTGGCAAAGCTGCAAGAAGCCTTTGAAGAATATTGTGAAGAAGTATAA
- a CDS encoding YegS/Rv2252/BmrU family lipid kinase gives MSHRKGLLIHNGNAGNKNIEKALGAVVPVLSQSFDEVIIRQTKKKDDAYHFCQSIDDSVDTVFILGGDGTVHQCINGISALEQRPAVGILPGGTCNDFSRVLGIPQNLAKAAEALVPGKKTSVDVCQMNDRYFLNFWGIGLITETSNQINETEKALLGKISYFTSALRTVSSAASFPMTLKIDGEEIKEEAVMLLVMNGQYIGTNRIPLPDASIEDGLLDILICRNTNLTALRELMSMEQGTIDRFAGELSYIQASRIEIETETAKKADMDGEVYTQTPAVIQVLPQHIDMLVPAIE, from the coding sequence ATGAGCCACCGGAAAGGGTTACTGATTCATAACGGAAATGCCGGCAACAAAAATATAGAAAAAGCATTAGGGGCAGTGGTGCCGGTATTATCACAATCTTTTGATGAGGTGATCATTAGACAGACAAAGAAAAAAGACGATGCGTATCATTTTTGCCAATCCATTGATGATTCTGTTGACACCGTCTTTATTCTCGGCGGCGACGGTACGGTCCATCAATGCATAAACGGCATCAGCGCTTTAGAACAAAGGCCAGCAGTCGGGATTTTGCCAGGCGGCACATGCAATGACTTTTCGAGAGTGCTTGGCATTCCTCAAAATCTCGCAAAGGCGGCGGAAGCACTTGTGCCAGGAAAAAAAACAAGCGTAGACGTATGTCAGATGAACGACCGTTATTTTTTAAATTTCTGGGGGATTGGCTTGATTACAGAAACATCGAATCAAATTAACGAAACGGAAAAAGCATTATTGGGGAAAATCAGCTATTTTACAAGTGCATTGCGGACTGTCTCATCTGCCGCATCGTTTCCGATGACATTAAAAATTGACGGAGAAGAAATTAAAGAAGAAGCCGTTATGCTGCTTGTGATGAACGGACAATACATCGGAACGAACCGAATTCCCCTGCCTGATGCAAGTATAGAAGACGGCTTACTCGATATCCTCATATGCCGCAACACCAACCTCACTGCATTGCGGGAGCTGATGAGCATGGAACAGGGCACAATTGACCGTTTTGCCGGAGAGCTGTCCTATATTCAGGCCTCCCGTATTGAGATTGAAACAGAAACGGCCAAAAAGGCTGATATGGATGGAGAAGTTTATACACAAACGCCCGCGGTCATTCAAGTCCTGCCGCAGCACATCGACATGCTTGTTCCTGCAATTGAATAA
- the bmr gene encoding multidrug efflux MFS transporter Bmr, which yields MEKQNITLTILLTNLFIAFLGIGLVIPVTPTIMNELNLSGTAVGYMVACFAVTQLIVSPIAGRWVDRFGRKIMIVIGLLFFSVSELLFGIGKTVEMLFISRMLGGISAAFIMPGVTAFIADITTIKTRPKALGYMSAAISTGFIIGPGIGGFLAEIHSRLPFFFAAAFALLAAVLSILTLREPERNPENQEITGQKTGFKRIFAPMYFIAFLIILISSFGLASFESLFALFVDHKFGFTASDIAIMITGGAIVGAITQVVLFDRFTRWFGEIPLIRYSLILSTSLVFLMTIVHSYVAILLVTVTVFVGFDLMRPAVTTYLSKIAGNEQGFAGGMNSMFTSIGNVFGPIIGGMMFDIDVNYPFYFATVSLAIGIALTIAWKAPAHAKAST from the coding sequence ATGGAGAAACAAAATATCACCTTAACAATATTATTGACCAATTTATTTATTGCCTTTTTGGGGATCGGACTTGTGATTCCGGTAACACCCACCATTATGAATGAATTGAATTTATCGGGTACCGCGGTCGGTTATATGGTTGCCTGCTTCGCTGTTACACAGCTCATTGTTTCACCAATAGCCGGTCGATGGGTTGACCGCTTTGGTCGTAAAATCATGATCGTGATCGGTCTTTTGTTCTTTAGTGTTTCGGAGTTATTATTCGGCATCGGAAAAACAGTAGAGATGTTGTTTATATCCCGTATGCTTGGCGGTATCAGCGCTGCCTTCATTATGCCCGGGGTCACGGCTTTTATCGCAGATATCACGACTATTAAAACACGGCCGAAAGCGCTCGGTTATATGTCAGCCGCCATTTCAACAGGTTTTATTATCGGACCCGGGATCGGGGGATTTTTAGCGGAAATCCATTCCCGCCTGCCTTTTTTCTTTGCGGCAGCCTTTGCGTTGCTGGCAGCCGTTTTATCAATCCTCACGCTGCGCGAGCCGGAGCGAAATCCTGAGAATCAGGAAATAACAGGGCAGAAAACAGGCTTTAAACGGATTTTTGCCCCTATGTATTTCATTGCTTTTCTTATTATCTTGATTTCGTCTTTTGGTTTAGCGTCATTTGAATCATTATTCGCGTTATTCGTTGACCATAAATTCGGATTTACGGCAAGCGACATCGCCATTATGATTACAGGCGGAGCGATTGTCGGCGCCATTACGCAAGTCGTCTTATTCGACCGCTTTACAAGATGGTTTGGGGAAATTCCTTTAATTCGGTATAGCTTAATTCTCTCAACGAGTCTGGTATTCTTGATGACAATCGTGCATTCTTATGTTGCGATTCTGCTAGTAACAGTCACTGTGTTTGTCGGATTTGATCTCATGCGTCCTGCGGTAACGACTTATCTGTCAAAGATTGCGGGAAATGAACAGGGGTTTGCCGGCGGAATGAATTCAATGTTTACAAGCATCGGCAATGTATTCGGGCCTATTATCGGCGGAATGATGTTCGATATTGACGTAAATTATCCATTCTACTTTGCAACGGTTTCTTTAGCTATAGGCATTGCGCTGACCATTGCTTGGAAAGCGCCTGCCCATGCAAAAGCCAGCACATGA
- the bmrR gene encoding multidrug efflux transcriptional regulator BmrR: protein MEESYYSIGEVSKLANVSIKALRYYDKIDLFKPAYVDPDTSYRYYTDSQLIHLDLIKSLKYIGTPLEEMKKAQDLEMEELFAFYSEQEKQIREKLDFLSALEQTIAMVKKRMKRQMEFPALGEVFVLDEEETRIIQTEAEGIGPENVLNASYSKLKTFIESADGFTNNSYGATFPFQPYTSIDEMTYRHIFTPVLTNKQISAITPDMEITTIPKGKYVCIAYNFSPEHYFLNLQKLIKYITDRQLTVVSDVYELIIPIHYSPKKQEEYRVEMKIRIAQ, encoded by the coding sequence ATGGAGGAATCGTATTATTCAATTGGAGAAGTTTCAAAACTGGCAAACGTGTCAATTAAAGCGCTCCGTTACTATGATAAAATTGATCTATTTAAACCCGCTTACGTCGACCCGGATACCAGCTATCGCTATTATACAGATTCTCAGCTCATTCATCTGGACTTGATCAAATCATTGAAATATATCGGCACACCTTTAGAAGAGATGAAAAAGGCACAGGACCTAGAAATGGAAGAACTGTTTGCTTTTTATTCAGAGCAGGAGAAGCAAATCAGGGAGAAATTAGACTTTTTATCAGCATTGGAGCAAACCATCGCAATGGTAAAAAAGCGGATGAAACGGCAGATGGAATTTCCCGCGCTCGGCGAGGTGTTTGTTTTAGATGAAGAGGAAACACGCATCATTCAGACAGAGGCAGAGGGAATCGGGCCTGAAAACGTGCTCAACGCCTCCTACAGCAAGTTGAAAACATTCATCGAATCAGCAGATGGATTTACAAACAATAGCTACGGCGCTACTTTCCCCTTTCAGCCGTACACCAGCATTGATGAAATGACTTACCGGCATATTTTCACGCCTGTACTGACGAATAAACAAATTTCGGCGATTACGCCGGATATGGAAATCACAACGATTCCTAAAGGCAAATATGTTTGTATCGCTTATAATTTTTCTCCTGAGCATTATTTTCTCAACTTACAGAAGCTTATCAAGTATATCACTGACCGCCAATTGACTGTTGTCAGTGATGTTTACGAGCTAATCATACCGATTCATTATTCACCGAAAAAACAAGAAGAATATCGGGTCGAAATGAAAATCCGAATCGCTCAATAA
- a CDS encoding dihydrolipoamide acetyltransferase family protein, which translates to MAIEQMTMPQLGESVTEGTISKWLVAPGDKVNKYDPIAEVMTDKVNAEVPSSFTGTITELVGEEGQTLQVGEIICKIETEGANPAEQKREQPEASAAAETPAAETRAEAADQPNKKRYSPAVLRLAGEHGIDLDQVTGTGAGGRITRKDIQRIIEAGGVQERAEEPKTAAPAPESAPKPEPKEEVSSPASAAGDKEIPVTAVRKAIASNMKRSKTEIPHAWTMMEVDVTNMVAYRNNIKDSFKKTEGFNLTFFAFFVKAVAQALKEFPQMNSMWAGDKIIQKKDINISIAVATEDSLFVPVIKNADEKTIKGIAREITDLAKKVRDGKLSADDMQGGTFTVNNTGSFGSVQSMGIINYPQAAILQVESIVKRPVVMDHGMIAVRDMVNLCLSLDHRVLDGLVCGRFLGRVKQILESIDEKTSVY; encoded by the coding sequence ATGGCTATTGAACAAATGACGATGCCGCAGCTTGGAGAAAGCGTGACAGAGGGGACGATCAGCAAATGGCTCGTCGCCCCAGGTGATAAAGTGAACAAATACGATCCGATCGCGGAAGTCATGACGGATAAGGTGAATGCAGAGGTTCCGTCTTCTTTTACCGGAACGATAACAGAACTTGTCGGTGAAGAAGGACAGACCCTGCAAGTCGGGGAAATCATCTGTAAAATTGAAACAGAAGGCGCCAATCCGGCTGAACAAAAACGAGAGCAGCCCGAGGCATCAGCAGCAGCTGAGACGCCTGCCGCAGAAACCCGCGCCGAAGCAGCCGATCAGCCAAATAAAAAGCGCTACTCGCCGGCGGTACTCCGTTTGGCAGGAGAGCACGGCATTGATCTTGATCAAGTGACAGGAACAGGTGCCGGCGGCCGCATTACGCGAAAAGATATTCAGCGCATCATTGAGGCAGGCGGCGTTCAAGAACGGGCTGAGGAGCCGAAAACAGCAGCTCCTGCACCAGAATCTGCACCAAAACCGGAACCGAAGGAAGAGGTTTCATCTCCGGCGTCTGCAGCCGGAGATAAAGAAATCCCTGTTACAGCTGTAAGAAAAGCAATTGCTTCCAATATGAAGCGCAGCAAAACAGAAATACCGCATGCTTGGACGATGATGGAAGTCGATGTCACAAACATGGTGGCATATCGCAACAATATAAAAGATTCCTTCAAGAAGACGGAAGGGTTTAATTTAACATTCTTCGCCTTTTTTGTAAAAGCGGTCGCCCAGGCGTTAAAAGAATTCCCGCAAATGAATAGCATGTGGGCGGGCGACAAAATCATCCAGAAAAAGGATATCAATATTTCAATCGCGGTTGCGACAGAGGATTCTTTATTCGTTCCTGTGATTAAAAACGCTGATGAAAAAACAATTAAAGGCATTGCGCGAGAAATTACAGACCTCGCCAAAAAAGTAAGAGATGGAAAACTCTCAGCAGACGACATGCAGGGAGGGACGTTCACCGTCAACAACACAGGTTCGTTCGGATCTGTTCAGTCGATGGGCATCATCAACTACCCTCAGGCTGCCATCCTTCAAGTAGAATCGATTGTCAAACGTCCGGTTGTCATGGATCATGGCATGATTGCTGTAAGAGACATGGTCAATCTGTGCCTGTCATTGGATCACAGAGTGCTTGACGGCCTCGTGTGCGGACGATTCTTGGGACGAGTGAAACAAATCTTAGAATCGATTGATGAAAAAACGTCAGTTTACTAA